The Desertifilum tharense IPPAS B-1220 DNA segment CTCCCAACTCCCAACTCCCTTCTTCCCCAACCCCTAACTCCCAACTCCCAACTCCCTTCTTCCCCAACCCCTAACTCCCAATTCCCAACTCCCTTCTTCCCCCACCCTCTTCACCCAACCGTGAACACCACCCTCACCCATCCAACATCCACCACTGCGATCGCGATCGCCCATTTAGATCATTACTTTGGCAAAGGTCAACTCCGCAAGCAAGTCCTATCCGACATTAACCTGGAAATCAGTTCTGGGGAAATTGTGATTATGACAGGTCCCTCTGGTTCGGGGAAGACTACCCTTTTAACCTTAATTGGTGGCTTGCGTTCTGCCCAGTCGGGTAGCTTGCAACTTTTGAACCAAGAAATGTGCAATGCTTCCTCGGAACAACTGGTACAAGCAAGGCGCAAAACCGGGTATATCTTCCAAGCCCATAATTTACACCGCAGTTTAAGCGCCCTGCAAAACGTGCAAATGGGGTTAGAATTGCACCGTCACCTCCCCAAAGCGGAAATGAAAACCCGTTCGGCGCAAATGCTGGAAGTTGTGGGGTTAGGGCATCGCCTTCATTATTATCCCGAAGATTTATCGGGCGGTCAAAAACAACGGGTGGCGATCGCGCGGGCGTTGGTTAGCCATCCCCAAATTGTCTT contains these protein-coding regions:
- a CDS encoding DevA family ABC transporter ATP-binding protein, with the protein product MNTTLTHPTSTTAIAIAHLDHYFGKGQLRKQVLSDINLEISSGEIVIMTGPSGSGKTTLLTLIGGLRSAQSGSLQLLNQEMCNASSEQLVQARRKTGYIFQAHNLHRSLSALQNVQMGLELHRHLPKAEMKTRSAQMLEVVGLGHRLHYYPEDLSGGQKQRVAIARALVSHPQIVLADEPTAALDSKSGREVVDLMQKLAKEQGCTILLVTHDNRILDIADRIVRLEDGQLTSAAA